One genomic region from Haladaptatus caseinilyticus encodes:
- a CDS encoding zinc-dependent alcohol dehydrogenase: MPSARSVYFTGARELDIRVEGVSEPGQDEVLVRTEVSAVSPGTELLVYRGDAPTELAADETISALSETLEFPLKYGYATAGTVVAIGENVSHEWMGESVFAFHPHTSRFLASPTDLIRIPGGISPADAVLLPTVETAVNFVLDGAPKIGEQAVVFGQGLVGLVTTALLADCPLANLVTLDCYAKRRELAREMGADCCLDASGNVREEIETVLSQMGTPNGSDLTYELSGNPAALDDAVAVTGYDGRLLVGSWYGEKRAELNLGGSFHRSRINIESTQVSTLDPELRGRWDTERRITVAWQRLEHLNSSSLVSHRIPIEDAHEAYQLLDERPDEAVGVLLTYD; encoded by the coding sequence GTGCCATCCGCACGATCGGTTTACTTCACGGGGGCACGCGAACTCGACATTCGCGTGGAAGGGGTTTCCGAACCGGGACAGGACGAAGTGCTCGTTCGAACGGAGGTTTCGGCGGTCAGTCCGGGTACCGAACTCCTCGTGTATCGGGGCGACGCTCCGACAGAATTGGCAGCTGACGAAACGATTAGCGCGCTTTCAGAAACGCTCGAGTTCCCGCTCAAATACGGCTACGCAACGGCTGGAACCGTGGTGGCAATCGGTGAAAACGTTTCGCACGAGTGGATGGGCGAGTCAGTGTTCGCGTTTCATCCACATACCAGTCGCTTCCTCGCGTCGCCGACGGATCTCATCCGGATACCGGGTGGGATCTCACCGGCGGACGCCGTCCTCTTACCGACCGTCGAGACGGCGGTGAACTTCGTCCTCGATGGCGCACCGAAAATCGGTGAACAGGCGGTCGTCTTCGGTCAGGGTCTCGTCGGATTGGTAACGACTGCCCTCCTTGCGGACTGCCCGCTCGCGAACCTCGTGACGCTCGACTGCTACGCCAAGCGACGCGAACTCGCCAGGGAAATGGGTGCGGATTGCTGTCTCGACGCGAGCGGTAACGTGCGCGAAGAAATCGAAACCGTCCTTTCCCAAATGGGAACGCCGAACGGGTCGGATTTGACCTACGAACTCTCCGGCAATCCCGCAGCGCTGGACGATGCAGTGGCGGTGACGGGATACGATGGGCGGTTGCTAGTCGGGTCGTGGTATGGTGAGAAGCGTGCCGAGTTGAATCTGGGTGGGTCGTTTCATCGGAGCCGTATCAACATAGAAAGCACGCAGGTGAGTACGCTCGACCCAGAGCTGCGAGGGCGGTGGGATACCGAACGCAGGATCACCGTCGCCTGGCAACGACTCGAACATCTCAATTCCAGTTCCCTCGTTTCGCATCGAATTCCCATTGAAGACGCCCACGAAGCGTACCAGCTGTTGGACGAACGGCCGGACGAGGCGGTGGGTGTACTCCTGACATACGACTAA
- a CDS encoding phosphoribosyltransferase: MFKDRTDAGERLAELVRSEEVTTDIVLAIPRGGLPVGRPVADALDVPLDVVVAKKLGAPGNPELAIGAVGADGSVWLNDALIERVGATDAYVERERQRKAEEASVKATQYRGTGSIPDLDGKRVVVVDDGVATGATTVACIRQVKNAGASHIILAVPVGSPSSIERLHSEADEVICIEAPPHFGAVGQFYRVFGQVPDEVARTYLRE; encoded by the coding sequence ATGTTCAAGGACAGAACGGATGCGGGGGAACGACTCGCGGAACTCGTCCGTAGTGAGGAGGTAACAACCGATATTGTACTCGCGATTCCGCGCGGTGGATTACCGGTCGGACGTCCGGTGGCGGATGCACTCGATGTGCCGTTGGATGTGGTGGTCGCGAAAAAACTGGGCGCACCCGGCAACCCGGAACTCGCGATCGGTGCCGTCGGAGCCGATGGGAGCGTCTGGTTGAACGACGCACTTATCGAGCGTGTTGGGGCCACTGACGCATACGTCGAACGGGAGCGCCAACGAAAGGCCGAGGAGGCTAGTGTGAAAGCGACACAATACCGTGGTACTGGATCGATACCGGATCTCGATGGCAAACGCGTCGTCGTTGTTGACGATGGAGTTGCAACCGGTGCGACGACGGTTGCCTGCATTCGCCAGGTGAAGAATGCGGGTGCGAGTCACATCATCCTCGCCGTTCCGGTCGGATCTCCCAGTTCCATCGAGCGACTGCATAGCGAAGCGGACGAGGTCATTTGCATCGAGGCACCACCGCATTTCGGGGCAGTCGGCCAGTTCTACCGTGTGTTTGGCCAGGTGCCGGACGAAGTTGCACGGACGTATCTGCGTGAATAA
- a CDS encoding transcription initiation factor IIB, giving the protein MTSTRIQRYDESGVATHEKERESEDEQEQENVCPECGGNLITDTGHGETVCAECGLVVDEDNVDRGPEWRAFDAKEKDEKSRVGAPTTKMMHDKGLSTNIGWQNKDAYGNTLGARQREKMQRLRTWNERFRTRDSKERNLKQALGEIDRMASALGLPKNVRETASVIYRRALDEDLLPGRSIEGVATASLYAAARQSGVPRSLDEVASVSRIEGMEFKRTYRYIVRELGLEIQPADPQSYVTRFASDLDVSDESERRAHDLLEAAKKQGVHSGKSPVGLAAAAVYAGALLTNEKVTQSEVSEVASVSEVTIRNRYQELLESAEDRRAVA; this is encoded by the coding sequence ATGACTTCAACAAGAATCCAGCGCTACGACGAGTCCGGCGTAGCGACCCACGAAAAAGAGCGCGAGAGCGAGGACGAACAGGAACAGGAGAACGTCTGCCCCGAGTGTGGTGGGAACCTCATCACCGACACGGGCCATGGCGAAACCGTCTGTGCCGAGTGTGGTCTCGTCGTCGATGAAGACAACGTGGACCGAGGGCCGGAATGGCGTGCCTTCGACGCCAAAGAGAAGGATGAAAAATCCCGCGTCGGCGCGCCGACGACGAAGATGATGCACGACAAGGGGCTTTCGACCAACATCGGCTGGCAGAACAAGGACGCCTACGGCAACACTCTCGGCGCCCGTCAGCGCGAGAAGATGCAGCGACTCCGAACGTGGAACGAGCGGTTCCGCACCCGCGACAGCAAGGAGCGCAACCTCAAGCAGGCGCTTGGCGAAATCGACCGGATGGCCTCCGCACTCGGCCTGCCGAAAAACGTCCGCGAAACGGCGAGCGTCATCTATCGACGCGCGCTCGACGAGGACCTCCTTCCGGGCCGTTCCATCGAGGGTGTCGCCACCGCGTCACTGTACGCCGCCGCTCGACAGTCCGGCGTGCCTCGCAGCCTAGACGAAGTAGCAAGTGTCAGCCGAATCGAGGGGATGGAGTTCAAACGCACTTACCGGTATATCGTGCGTGAACTCGGCCTCGAAATCCAACCGGCCGACCCGCAGAGCTACGTGACTCGGTTCGCCTCTGACCTCGACGTCAGCGATGAATCCGAACGGAGGGCACACGACCTGCTCGAAGCCGCGAAAAAGCAGGGCGTCCACAGCGGAAAGAGTCCAGTCGGACTCGCTGCGGCGGCAGTATACGCCGGTGCGTTGCTCACCAACGAGAAGGTAACCCAGAGCGAAGTGAGCGAGGTCGCGAGCGTGAGCGAAGTCACGATTCGTAACCGATACCAGGAACTGCTCGAATCGGCGGAAGACCGTCGTGCCGTCGCCTGA
- a CDS encoding DUF7350 domain-containing protein → MNRRRFLQASALGSATALAGCAGLFETRSIPREPPMVENRPDAVYYPTHTEGMAMAGMAKQGRWRLGLMYSFPHRFWLMGGGTSKQQEKVTVQEGDDLHLMATVWDSETMTVLPAGDVRVELSKGDWSDTRTMWPMLSQNMGFHFGDNMELNGEGKYKADVQVSGLGIRRTGALSGQFGSATTLSTEFEFSQRKLDELSFDRLDKKKGSQGSVPPMEMEMMPMSHVPPKNDLPGQFVGEATSGDAKFLVTAVNDSNLAQDTYLLVSPRTPYSNRYPIPMMSLSAQLNRDGESIFDGPLKPTIDPDVGYHYGANVSSVKSGDKLVVAVDSVPQVSRHEGYETAFMTMPKMQFSV, encoded by the coding sequence ATGAACAGACGGAGGTTTTTGCAGGCTTCAGCCCTCGGAAGCGCGACTGCGCTTGCGGGATGTGCCGGGCTGTTCGAGACACGATCGATACCTCGCGAACCGCCGATGGTCGAAAATCGACCGGATGCGGTGTACTACCCGACGCACACCGAAGGGATGGCAATGGCGGGAATGGCGAAGCAAGGTCGTTGGCGACTCGGTTTGATGTACTCGTTTCCACACCGGTTCTGGCTGATGGGTGGCGGAACGTCGAAACAGCAGGAAAAAGTCACCGTTCAGGAAGGCGACGACCTGCATTTGATGGCGACCGTGTGGGATTCCGAGACGATGACAGTACTCCCTGCCGGGGACGTCCGCGTAGAACTTTCGAAGGGAGATTGGAGCGATACCCGGACGATGTGGCCGATGCTTTCCCAGAACATGGGGTTCCACTTCGGCGACAACATGGAATTGAACGGCGAGGGGAAATACAAGGCAGACGTGCAGGTTAGCGGGCTGGGTATCCGCCGAACCGGGGCGCTTTCCGGGCAGTTCGGATCCGCCACGACGCTTTCGACCGAGTTCGAGTTCAGTCAACGAAAGTTAGATGAGCTATCGTTTGACCGCCTGGACAAGAAGAAAGGGTCGCAGGGGTCGGTCCCACCGATGGAGATGGAGATGATGCCAATGAGCCACGTTCCGCCGAAAAACGACCTTCCGGGACAGTTCGTCGGCGAGGCCACGAGCGGCGACGCGAAATTCCTCGTGACGGCGGTGAACGACTCGAACCTCGCGCAGGACACCTATCTGCTCGTTTCGCCGCGGACGCCGTACAGCAACCGGTATCCAATCCCGATGATGTCGCTCTCGGCGCAACTGAACCGGGATGGTGAATCCATCTTCGACGGACCGTTGAAACCGACCATCGACCCCGACGTTGGGTATCATTACGGCGCGAACGTGTCGAGCGTCAAATCGGGCGATAAACTGGTCGTCGCCGTGGATTCGGTCCCCCAGGTTTCCCGGCACGAAGGCTACGAGACGGCATTCATGACGATGCCGAAGATGCAGTTTTCGGTGTAG
- a CDS encoding DUF7405 family protein: MSDSTRGIPRREFMKAAVAIGGSAALSACLDRGGMPDVPKGPNDLSTLPERQHAWNRFLKNDEHGNDVAPRHQVLLFLNYAGASNATPTQSERETTESAFKSLERAYRRSHDGLLFSVGYSPSYFTRFGADNVLPKPKSLASFEDPKLDKQDAVVHLASDHAQLVLAAEEALLGNRNELNGVDVTGLSAVFNKADRRTGFVGDGLPADHQDVNGIPDSNPVPKESPLYMGFKSGFKKNQASEDSVTIQDGPFAGGTTQHVSNISLHLDQWYEQDSRDQRVAKMFCPVHAEEGRVEGAGDNLGDSSGMGDDCIGEVEEHARKRGMVGHSQKSAGARKDDSPVILRRDFDSTDGGEAGLHFVAVQRTIADFERTRESMNGEDLAGNSSVGQRVNNGILQYMTVERRGNFLVPPRSLRSLPNPNRD; the protein is encoded by the coding sequence ATGAGCGATTCGACGCGTGGAATTCCTCGACGGGAGTTCATGAAAGCCGCCGTCGCCATCGGCGGGTCTGCGGCGCTGTCGGCCTGCCTCGACAGAGGTGGCATGCCCGACGTTCCGAAAGGGCCGAACGACCTCTCGACGCTTCCCGAGCGCCAGCACGCGTGGAATCGGTTCCTGAAGAACGACGAACACGGCAACGACGTTGCTCCCCGGCACCAGGTGCTCCTCTTCCTGAACTACGCCGGCGCGAGCAATGCGACACCGACTCAATCGGAGCGCGAAACGACAGAATCGGCATTCAAGAGTCTCGAACGCGCGTACAGACGAAGTCACGACGGACTGCTCTTCTCGGTCGGTTATTCCCCGTCGTACTTCACCCGGTTCGGTGCCGACAACGTACTGCCGAAACCGAAGTCCCTCGCGTCCTTCGAGGACCCGAAACTCGACAAACAGGACGCCGTCGTCCACCTCGCCAGCGACCACGCGCAACTCGTGCTTGCGGCGGAAGAAGCCCTGCTCGGAAACCGCAACGAGTTGAACGGCGTGGACGTAACTGGACTCTCAGCCGTGTTCAACAAAGCCGACCGTCGCACCGGATTCGTCGGCGACGGCCTCCCCGCCGACCATCAGGACGTGAACGGGATCCCCGACTCGAACCCTGTTCCGAAGGAATCGCCACTGTACATGGGGTTCAAATCCGGGTTCAAGAAGAACCAGGCCAGCGAGGACAGCGTAACGATTCAGGACGGCCCGTTCGCCGGGGGGACGACACAGCACGTCTCCAACATCAGCCTGCATTTGGACCAGTGGTACGAACAGGACAGTCGCGACCAGCGCGTCGCCAAGATGTTCTGTCCAGTTCACGCCGAGGAGGGCCGCGTCGAGGGAGCGGGCGACAACCTCGGCGATTCGAGCGGGATGGGTGACGACTGTATCGGCGAAGTCGAGGAACACGCCCGAAAACGCGGGATGGTTGGTCATTCCCAGAAATCCGCCGGGGCACGAAAAGACGATTCCCCCGTCATTCTTCGCCGTGATTTCGATTCGACTGACGGCGGTGAGGCAGGGCTTCACTTCGTCGCCGTTCAGCGTACTATCGCGGATTTCGAGCGGACGCGCGAGTCGATGAACGGTGAGGATCTCGCCGGGAACTCCTCCGTCGGTCAGCGCGTGAACAACGGTATTTTGCAGTACATGACCGTAGAGCGCCGGGGGAACTTTTTGGTGCCACCTCGTTCGCTTCGTTCGCTTCCAAACCCGAACCGCGATTAG
- a CDS encoding DUF7344 domain-containing protein, giving the protein MQSELHGKSTRLDTVFDALSSAYRRRLLSELLNGECDLHDFTRRLKGEYGGERKHIELALYAIHLPKLDELELVEWHEGTDEVRRGDRFRDVRPILERFES; this is encoded by the coding sequence ATGCAGAGTGAACTGCACGGGAAGTCAACAAGACTCGATACGGTATTCGACGCCCTTTCGAGCGCCTACCGACGACGGCTCCTGTCCGAACTACTGAACGGGGAGTGTGACCTTCACGACTTTACCCGGCGGTTGAAAGGGGAATACGGGGGTGAACGGAAGCATATCGAACTGGCGCTGTACGCCATCCATCTGCCGAAACTGGACGAACTCGAGCTCGTCGAGTGGCATGAGGGAACTGACGAAGTACGACGGGGGGACCGGTTCAGGGATGTTCGACCGATCCTCGAACGGTTCGAATCGTAG
- a CDS encoding tyrosine-type recombinase/integrase — translation MTGTSLSRAIGEYLSSIEAGNYRTNANSALRQWQQWLERKRSVSQLDDVKVIDCRRYARHLKRRVREGELKSSTAHTYYAYVRAFLGFCEADELITTNPAAVSRAQAELPENTADANRQFWSERDRKAILAFMDKRVERALDGEGISRERAYRDRALVRLLALSGVRGAEVFRAPADDKRPGITWEDVDIEGGAVRVFGKSREYEHAQLPKKAADALERYHRVFDPPTPRFPVFPTDHAPSKYRAVREQLDGDYSERRIETLLDENDIDDVIREHEIVIPAISTRGARNLMKRLCEGAGLDIDGEYLKPHGARRGLGHQLYSEGHAELAQSALRHASIATTHESYSNIRASETADRVDDVLDES, via the coding sequence ATGACAGGGACATCACTTTCCAGAGCGATCGGCGAGTACCTGTCCAGTATCGAAGCTGGGAACTACCGCACCAACGCGAACTCCGCCCTTCGGCAGTGGCAACAGTGGCTCGAACGGAAGCGAAGCGTGTCCCAGTTAGACGACGTGAAAGTCATCGACTGCCGTCGATACGCCCGCCATCTCAAACGTCGGGTTCGCGAGGGCGAGTTGAAATCATCGACGGCTCACACGTACTACGCCTACGTTCGGGCGTTTCTCGGATTCTGCGAGGCCGACGAACTCATCACGACCAACCCGGCCGCTGTTTCACGAGCACAAGCCGAACTGCCGGAAAATACCGCCGACGCGAACCGCCAGTTCTGGTCGGAACGCGACCGGAAAGCGATCCTCGCGTTCATGGACAAGCGGGTCGAGCGGGCTTTGGACGGAGAAGGTATCTCACGCGAACGCGCCTACCGTGACCGAGCACTGGTTCGTCTGCTCGCCCTCTCGGGCGTTCGGGGCGCGGAAGTGTTCCGCGCCCCTGCCGACGACAAACGACCCGGCATCACGTGGGAGGACGTGGATATCGAGGGTGGCGCGGTTCGCGTCTTCGGAAAATCACGGGAGTACGAGCACGCCCAACTCCCGAAGAAAGCCGCCGACGCATTGGAGCGCTATCACCGGGTTTTCGACCCGCCAACACCACGGTTTCCGGTGTTTCCGACCGACCACGCTCCGTCGAAATATCGCGCCGTCCGCGAGCAGTTAGACGGCGACTACAGCGAGCGTCGAATCGAAACGCTTCTCGACGAAAACGACATCGACGACGTGATCCGCGAACACGAAATCGTCATCCCAGCGATTTCCACTCGCGGCGCACGCAACCTCATGAAACGGCTCTGTGAGGGTGCTGGACTAGATATCGATGGCGAATATCTGAAACCACACGGCGCGCGACGTGGATTGGGACACCAGTTGTACAGCGAGGGCCACGCGGAACTCGCCCAATCCGCACTTCGACACGCATCGATTGCGACGACGCACGAAAGCTACTCGAACATTCGAGCGAGCGAGACGGCGGACCGAGTGGACGACGTACTAGACGAATCGTAA
- a CDS encoding HalOD1 output domain-containing protein codes for MSKSNTTQSRATPAAYHTTHDWTDTEPLSTTVMTAVAEAMNKDPREIGPLYDQFDPDALDGLFSSRPGGHPPTGSHIGFTFEGYHIYVQSNGLIAIHPPDEGT; via the coding sequence ATGAGCAAGTCAAACACGACCCAATCGCGAGCGACCCCGGCAGCGTACCATACAACTCACGACTGGACCGATACGGAACCACTCAGCACGACAGTGATGACGGCGGTTGCGGAGGCGATGAACAAAGATCCGCGGGAAATCGGTCCTCTGTATGATCAGTTCGACCCCGATGCATTGGACGGGTTGTTCTCCTCACGACCCGGTGGACATCCCCCAACGGGGAGCCACATCGGATTCACGTTCGAGGGGTATCACATCTACGTCCAGAGCAACGGCCTCATCGCCATTCATCCACCCGACGAAGGGACGTAG
- a CDS encoding DUF7835 family putative zinc beta-ribbon protein, translated as MITRDSGVRNRTEECSTCRRRTRHQVSIEVRAESEGENAAFSREPYRVTDCLLCGTTTSTRMNTV; from the coding sequence ATGATAACCCGAGATTCAGGCGTTCGGAATCGAACGGAGGAATGTTCGACGTGCCGACGACGAACCAGGCATCAGGTCAGCATCGAAGTGCGAGCGGAAAGCGAGGGTGAAAACGCTGCGTTCTCGCGTGAACCGTATCGCGTCACTGACTGTCTTCTCTGCGGGACTACCACAAGCACGCGAATGAATACCGTTTGA
- a CDS encoding winged helix-turn-helix transcriptional regulator codes for MNSHVNQVLVTFVALLVAVAVPFGFVLPVSANVPAHHSTAGDHSSNDLQTIDVLTVSNSLSNPYAGFVLASTEYIEPDSMVAANTVRSYSRYDSSNPLENVTRATIHDAVGDEPGQSLSGISERTNIPRSTVRYHVRILEEERLVETATVRGKHRVYPAENENPALSASLSDDSTATLLDAVARDEPVSVSALADTLDLTPGTVSYHLERLADDELVERERVGNAVVTSLTNTVRDALDAD; via the coding sequence ATGAATTCACATGTCAATCAGGTCCTCGTGACGTTCGTCGCCCTCCTCGTGGCAGTGGCCGTGCCATTCGGATTCGTGCTCCCCGTGAGCGCGAACGTCCCCGCTCATCATTCCACGGCAGGAGACCACTCTTCGAACGACCTCCAAACTATCGACGTACTAACCGTGTCGAACTCCCTTAGCAACCCATACGCAGGATTCGTCCTCGCATCCACGGAGTACATCGAACCCGACTCGATGGTCGCGGCAAACACCGTCAGAAGTTACAGTCGATATGATAGTTCGAACCCTCTCGAAAACGTGACGCGCGCAACGATTCACGACGCCGTAGGTGACGAACCCGGACAGTCGCTTTCGGGAATCAGCGAACGAACAAATATTCCTCGCTCTACGGTCCGCTATCACGTCCGCATCTTGGAGGAAGAACGGTTGGTAGAAACCGCGACGGTTCGCGGCAAACACCGTGTCTATCCGGCCGAAAACGAGAACCCCGCCCTATCCGCGTCCCTTTCTGACGATTCGACGGCCACACTGCTCGATGCAGTCGCCCGCGACGAGCCCGTGAGCGTGTCCGCACTCGCGGACACGCTCGATCTGACGCCAGGGACCGTTTCGTACCATCTGGAGCGACTCGCTGACGACGAACTCGTCGAACGGGAACGCGTCGGCAACGCCGTCGTCACGAGCCTCACAAACACAGTCCGTGACGCTCTCGACGCCGACTGA
- a CDS encoding NAD(P)/FAD-dependent oxidoreductase has product MTRVAVVGAGVAGLGVAYALRDEATVTLFERTERVGGRVATREQAGCRYDTGANYAKGDGERASHVVRELAEGHSNGLVDIEDPVWTFDVDGEISEGRDEDAPKWTYREGIERMGRQLLDASGATVRTGTRISEIRRNDSWHVTDTNGREYGPWNELVLTPPAPVTASLLDLTEWDGDLRRELREHIGHVPYRTILSVVLHYPFELDRPYYALVNTDKDHEIGWLARESCKPGHVPAGESLLVVQMAPDWSAEHYDDEQSEIVAATADLVADLLSDHALSAPDWYDVVHWRDALPNSGADKEVLRQAEGANLRFAGDWIVGDGRVLPALETGLDVGDRIGDVWTL; this is encoded by the coding sequence GTGACTCGTGTCGCCGTCGTCGGCGCTGGCGTCGCAGGTCTCGGTGTCGCCTACGCGTTGCGGGACGAGGCGACGGTTACCCTGTTCGAACGGACTGAGCGTGTCGGCGGCCGCGTCGCCACGCGCGAGCAGGCTGGTTGCAGATACGACACCGGCGCAAACTACGCTAAAGGAGACGGCGAACGCGCCTCTCACGTCGTTCGAGAACTCGCAGAGGGGCACTCGAATGGACTCGTCGATATCGAGGATCCGGTTTGGACGTTCGATGTTGACGGGGAGATTTCCGAAGGTAGAGACGAGGACGCTCCGAAATGGACGTATCGGGAGGGTATCGAACGGATGGGCCGACAACTGCTCGACGCAAGCGGGGCAACGGTTCGAACTGGCACCAGAATCTCGGAAATCCGACGGAACGATAGTTGGCACGTGACGGACACAAATGGGCGGGAATACGGTCCATGGAACGAACTCGTGTTGACTCCACCGGCTCCGGTCACTGCGTCCCTACTGGACCTCACTGAGTGGGACGGCGACCTGCGACGGGAACTTCGGGAACATATCGGGCACGTACCTTACCGAACGATCCTTTCGGTCGTACTGCACTATCCATTCGAACTCGACCGACCCTATTATGCGTTGGTGAATACGGACAAAGACCACGAAATCGGGTGGCTCGCCCGCGAGTCCTGTAAACCGGGGCACGTTCCGGCGGGAGAAAGCCTTCTCGTCGTTCAGATGGCGCCGGACTGGTCAGCCGAACACTACGACGACGAGCAGTCGGAAATCGTCGCTGCGACAGCGGACCTCGTTGCTGACTTGCTCTCCGACCACGCACTCTCCGCGCCGGATTGGTACGACGTGGTCCATTGGCGCGATGCACTCCCAAACTCGGGTGCCGACAAGGAGGTTCTCCGGCAGGCGGAAGGTGCAAACCTCCGGTTCGCCGGTGATTGGATAGTCGGGGACGGTCGCGTTCTTCCTGCGCTCGAAACCGGACTCGACGTCGGTGACCGAATCGGAGATGTGTGGACCCTGTAG
- a CDS encoding ATP-binding protein, with protein MDNEQQLPVGHLVADDTEVSIPVVEILTGRGFVTGKSGSGKSNTASVIVEKLLDAGYPVAIIDADGEYYGLKEEYELLHAGADEECDIQVGAEHAEKIASLALEQNVPIIVDVSGYLDDDEADELIRETARHLFAKEKKLKKPFLLVVEECHEYIPEGGGMGETGKMLIKVGKRGRKHGLGVMGISQRPADVKKDFITQANWLVWHRLTWENDTKVVSRIVGDEYGDAVPDLDAGEGFVQTDWTDGGIRRVQFNRKQTFDAGATPGLDDFERPELKSVSDALMGDLEEITEIQEQEHNRVAELESQLERRGEQIAELENELQTARDVSAAARKMANALAHGDVGGPEDFEQRLREKNERIRELEARITELQDEQTDLNAFETEPETERVEPSAESAATDEQGETEDEPEFETDDTTTDEEPTEGEIGPVEAYRKRLRKRGYELGKTVSRSSNDESTSVVELANSDSVVVRIDAARRESLCNDDHTWDIIATLAADGPMTVHEIADNVTASVEQIQSLLAELRSRSLATRDETRKYALDRAGMMDIITDPDERAHDTELHSQWRE; from the coding sequence ATGGACAACGAACAGCAACTGCCGGTCGGGCATCTCGTTGCAGACGACACCGAGGTGTCGATTCCCGTGGTCGAAATTCTGACGGGACGCGGGTTCGTCACCGGTAAATCCGGGTCGGGCAAGTCGAACACCGCGTCGGTCATCGTCGAAAAGCTTCTGGATGCGGGCTATCCGGTCGCCATTATCGACGCGGACGGCGAGTACTACGGCCTGAAAGAGGAGTACGAGCTGTTACACGCGGGAGCGGACGAGGAGTGTGACATCCAAGTTGGCGCGGAACACGCCGAGAAGATCGCATCGCTCGCACTCGAGCAGAACGTTCCTATCATCGTGGACGTGTCCGGCTATCTGGATGACGACGAAGCGGACGAACTCATCCGCGAAACCGCACGTCACCTGTTCGCCAAGGAGAAAAAACTGAAAAAGCCGTTCTTACTCGTCGTAGAGGAGTGTCACGAGTACATCCCGGAGGGTGGCGGAATGGGCGAAACCGGGAAGATGCTCATCAAAGTCGGCAAACGTGGACGGAAACACGGACTCGGTGTCATGGGCATCAGTCAACGACCTGCTGACGTGAAAAAAGACTTCATCACGCAGGCGAACTGGTTGGTCTGGCACCGACTGACGTGGGAAAACGATACGAAAGTCGTCAGTAGAATCGTCGGCGACGAATACGGTGATGCGGTTCCCGACCTCGATGCGGGTGAGGGGTTCGTCCAGACCGACTGGACAGACGGTGGCATTCGGCGAGTCCAGTTTAACCGTAAGCAAACGTTCGACGCTGGGGCAACCCCCGGATTGGATGATTTCGAACGGCCGGAGCTCAAATCGGTCAGCGATGCGCTGATGGGTGATTTAGAGGAAATCACCGAGATACAAGAACAGGAACACAACCGAGTTGCAGAACTCGAAAGTCAGTTAGAGCGCAGAGGCGAGCAAATCGCGGAGTTGGAAAACGAACTACAAACTGCCCGAGACGTCTCCGCCGCCGCGCGAAAGATGGCGAACGCCCTCGCGCACGGCGATGTCGGCGGACCTGAGGACTTCGAACAGCGATTGCGGGAGAAAAACGAGCGAATCCGCGAACTCGAAGCGCGTATCACGGAGTTACAGGACGAACAAACCGATCTGAACGCCTTCGAGACTGAGCCCGAAACCGAGCGAGTGGAACCGTCGGCCGAATCAGCAGCGACGGATGAACAAGGGGAAACGGAGGATGAACCGGAATTCGAGACGGACGATACCACGACGGATGAGGAACCCACGGAAGGCGAGATAGGTCCTGTCGAAGCCTATCGAAAACGCCTTCGAAAACGTGGCTACGAACTCGGAAAGACGGTCTCACGATCATCGAACGACGAATCGACGTCCGTGGTCGAATTAGCCAACTCTGACTCCGTAGTCGTCCGAATCGATGCGGCGCGCCGCGAATCACTCTGTAACGACGACCACACGTGGGACATCATCGCCACTCTTGCGGCGGACGGCCCGATGACTGTTCACGAAATCGCGGACAACGTAACGGCATCCGTCGAACAGATTCAGAGCCTCCTTGCCGAACTTAGAAGTCGCTCGCTCGCCACGCGAGACGAAACTCGAAAGTATGCGCTCGACCGTGCAGGGATGATGGACATTATTACTGATCCCGATGAACGCGCACACGACACGGAACTCCATAGCCAGTGGCGAGAGTAG